Below is a window of Solanum stenotomum isolate F172 chromosome 7, ASM1918654v1, whole genome shotgun sequence DNA.
tataattttataaagatccACTAGTTAATAATAGTAGTAACTagttattctttaatttaatccTTTCACATGGTACACACATTTTTTTCAAGCAGAATATGGATATTCTTTCgcataatttaaaatgatgtgTATTTTTTACGAAATATAAACTTATGAGTCAAAttttacatataaaaaaggTTGAAATCATAATTTGTTGTAATATATGCTACTTATTATGATGAAAATTAGTTAAAGTAAACtaacttttataaaatatgagAATGTTATTTTATTGTGGAATTTAACTTGATTACGACCCAAGAACCACtctttcaaaattcatttttttttctcccagatttaatcattaaaaaaaaaaaggaataacgACCATTTTACTGTTCTTATTAAGGTCCAATCTATTTACCAAGTCAACTTAAAATACACCCTCCAACCTATTTACGAAGTCAACTATTCAACTATTCAAATACACCCTccattataaattatatttttttcttaagttGATATGAATACAAAATCTATTATATAATGTCATTCAAAGTTTTTGAATTTCGAAAAAGGAAAAGTGTCAcgggatagagggagtattgCTTTGTAAGGTAGTGGTTgattcagaatttaaaatttatgcattTCTATAAAATGGTCAAGTTAATATAATTGGATTTACGgtcaaatattaataaattttttaatgcatatacaaaatttgagcaaatatttttaagttttcatgAATTCATATATCACATGGTAGATTTTCCACAGAGCAAGGTGGGGGTGGCCTCTGTGGCAAACAAGATAAGAGAAGCGAGGCTAAGATGGTTTAGGCATGTGAAGAGAATGTACGCCAATGCACCAGTACTGTGTGATTGGTTGGCACTTGGCAGTAACATGAATTAGGAGAGGCGGAGGTAGCCGGAAAAAAGTCACATAATCTTATTCTTCAATGTGTATTACAAAATGTTGTTTTACTTGCTTTGTATCTTGTTATTTTGTTGTCGTATTTTTGCAATCCTGCTTGGAAAATAGTTTTTTCGAGTTTGAAGTCTCTCTAAAACAACCTATCTACCCAAAGATtagggggggaggggggtaaGGTCTACATATATCATATCCTCTCTCTAGCTAAGTTGCTCgaactcttcacttttggtgccGCACCCGTATTGACGCGACATGGGTGTGGGGATCCATGTCCAATTCGATCAACcgattttgggtactttgaccaaaattgaTGGGGAAAAGTCCAGATAGTTTTAATGATTTATGTAATCAATACAAAAACTAAGgtgaaactgaaaaaaaaatggaataccttttatataaaatttctaCGTCCCTCATTTTCCTTTAATCTCCGTCCAAGACTTTGCTCAAGTTCGTCatataatatctcataatttaggttttataattatttttagatattttaattatttttaggcaAATCTCCACACCCATATTCATATCCCCGAATCTTAAACATTAGATCATGAAAAATCCAACCTCTAGATCCGCCTCCGTATCGAACACCAATAtccgagtccgagcaacttagctcTCTAGAGCTCACTTGTTGGATGaaactgaatatgttattgaaATTCAACTAATGTAAATCTTATTCAACCAAACATTACAACACTACTGCAATTGAAATTAAATTCTAGCCACTTGCCATTTGAATAAAAAGTCTGCAGTTGAAAATATAGACCTTTCTTCTTTATGTAATCCAAATTTTAGTACCAGTGTGAGATGGACCAACTTGGTAAATAGATGACTTTTTTGTATTCCTTGAGACGACTTGGAAAATAGTAAGTAACATTTCTGGACTGCTACagaaaaaatggataaaaaagatcatttttttgtcatatCAAGAAATGTATAAACAGTTGAACAAATTAGCTTTATTTGGTCACAAATCACAATATTATCTctcaatcaagaaaatattggcAATGTTGTTCAATCTTGTCATACTAGTGTCTCTTTTCTTAGTTGGTATTGCACCAGCTTCTTGTGAAGTTGATGCATTCATTTACAATGGATTCCAATCAAAGAATCTTAGCTTGGATGGCATAGCAGAGTTTACGTCCGATGGCCTTTTGCTGTTAACAGATTCTGAAACACAAGATCAGGGCCATGCTTTCTATCCAAATCCAATTCATTTCAAGAATTCAACTAATGGTACTGTAGTATCATTCTCCACAACATTTGTGTTTGCCATAAGGTCTGATTATGGAATTTTGAGTGGTCATGGACTGGTTTTTGTTATCGCGCCACAGAGAAGAATTCAAGGAGCTTTGGCATACCACTATCTTGGTCTTTTTAACTCAACTAATAATGGGGATAGATCAAACCATGTTGTTGGAGTTGAGCTCGATACAATCTACAGCGAAGAATTTGGTGATATCAATGCCAATCATGTTGGAATTGATATAAATGGATTAAGGTCTGTAGCAGTTGAAACAGCAGGTTATTTTGATAATACTGGCTTGTTTCATAATTTGACTTTGATAAGTGGTCAGCCAATGCAAGTTTGGGTGGATTATGATGGCAGCACTACGCAAATTAATGTAACAGTAGCTCCATTACATGTGGAAAAACCAGTTAATCCACTTTTGTCTTTGAAAACTGATCTTTCGCCGATTCTTGATCAGACCATGTATGTTGGTTTTTCATCATCAATTGGTTCAGTCCCAACACATCATTATATCTTGGGATGGAGCTTCAAGATAAATGGGAAAGCTCAAGAACTCTCTCAACTTCCTAATCTTCCTCGTCTTGGACGCAAAGGGACATCAAGATTTGTAAAGATTGGTTTGCCATTAATCTCTTTGGTTTTACTTGTTGTAGCAACCTCAATGGTGATTTATTATGTAAGAAGGAAGAAGTATGAAGAACTTCTTGAAGATTGGGAACGCGAGTACAGACCACAAAGGTTCATGTATAAAGATTTATACACTGCCACTAAAGGATTCAGAGAAAAGGAGCTGTTGGGAGCTGGAGGATTTGGTAAAGTTTACAAAGGAGTGATGCCTATCACCAATCTTGAGATAGCTGTAAAGAAGATATCTCATGAATCAAGACAAGGGATGAAGGAATTTGTTTCGGAGATTGTGATCATAGGTCGTCTACAACACAGGAATGTAGTACCACTTTTGGGTTATTGCAGGCGGAAAGGAGAGTTACTTTTGGTTTATGAATACATGTCTGGTGGAAGTCTAGACAAGTATTTATACAACAAACCAAGATTCACCCTTGATTGGAGCCAAAGATTCAGAGTTATTAGAGGTGTAGCATCAGGACTATTTTTCCTACACGAAGAATGTGACCATGTAGTGGTTCATAGGGACATTAAGGCCAGTAATGTGTTGTTGGATGGTGAACTAAATGGTAGGCTAGGAGACTTTGGACTTGCGAGGCTATATAGTCATGGTACCGATCCTCAGTCTACTCGTGTCGTTGGTACTCTTGGTTACCTTGCCCCAGAGCATACTAGAACTGGCAGGGCAACGCCTAGTAGTGATGTATTTTCCTTTGGTGCTTTTCTGCTTGAAGTTGCCTGTGGTAGGAGGCCAATAGAGCCAAGACAAGACGATGATGATCTGATTTTAGTCGATTGGGTGTTCTCATGCTGGAATAGGGGTAATATTCTTGAGGCTGTTGATCCAAACATAGGGATTGATTTTGTTCCAGGGAAAGTGGAGTTGGTCTTAAAGCTAGGCTTGATCTGCTCTCATTCAGAGCCCTCGTATAGGCCAACCATGCGACAAATCTTGTTGTTCTTAGATGGTGTTGTGGCCTTACCAGAGTTATCATCACTCGGTATTTCATCAGCTGGCCTAACGTTTGACCATCACAGaggttttgatgattttgtcACGTCCTATTCATCTTCGATTAATGCACATTCCCGCTCTCCATCTGTAACAGACTCCTTTCTCTCTGGTGGCCGATGATTCTTACATTAAATATGTTAGTAACTTTAACTTGTAAGTTGTAATTATGATTAGCACCTTATCTTAGTTTTAATTGAATCTCTATACTACTGCACCTCAAATAAGATGGAAATGcactttctttttaattcaaGCTTAATTTTCTTATCAAATTTTGACTTCAACTTAGTAGCATACATGTAGTCAACTAATAATTGACATGCACTCACACAAGAATTTGCTTGTATGTTACTTCCATTGCTTCCAGTAGAGCTACCATTTGATTTATCAGTTACCTTGCTTGGAAGTTTAGGCAACTCGACGACAAGGATTGTCTAGTAATTTGCTTATCACAATTCCAGATTCATGAATTAACATGATCTGCTAATTGAAGTCCAAAAAGTTGGCTTGTTTAATGATCCTAGTAATAGACTCAGGAGCTTACTTCAATTTCTCCTTGAGATCTATGTTTTCAGCGTTTACTAAACAAAGCCTCTCCCCCAAAATCTATTTGAGTGGTTCaaacaactttttcattttcgAAAAAGTTAGGTACTGAAAGTAAAGAATAGAAAtgtttacgtggaaacctccttgctcaagggaggaAAACCACGACATGTCACACAAGATTTCTCAAAGCTCCACTAACTTCAAGAAACTCGTAAATACAGACTCGAATACTTACGATGAATTAAACTCTTAATCCTACACACCCTGTAACCCTCTAGTACAAGACACAAAGCAATAACTCTATTGCCCACTATATCAACTAACTCTAGCTAATATAGACTTCAATAGTACATCACGGCTAACTCTAGCCACAAATTCAAATCACAATAATAAAAGGAGACGCGATCTACAAACCTTTATGTCGTAGGAGTAGATCTACAATATGACAGCCCACAACACTGAACTCAAAGAACAACTGAAGAAACTGCAACACTTGAACAGGTCCCTTTGCTGTGTATGAgaaaagttcttcaaaacctagGAGCGTGCCATTGGTTAAGGACGTCTCCCGCTGCAGTGCCTCTGCTGCAGTGCCCACCAACCACTGCAGGAACTGCAGCTTTACAGGTGTACATAGTTGACTTGTCCTGTGGGACGAAAACTCTttggaccaggtcccttgtacgatagtttgttaaatcatcaaaactcaaaatacaacatAGCATCAGGACTATTTTTCCTACACGAAGAATGTGACCATGTAGTGATTCATAGGGACATTAAGGCCAGTAATGTTTTGTTGGATGGTGAACTAAATGGTAGGCTAGGAGACTTTGGACTCGCGAGGCTATATGGTCATGGGATCGATCCTGACCGTGAATTGGACAACCATATGTTGGCATTGACATCAATGGACGCCTAAAATCTGCAATACCAAAGCCAGCAATGGGAAATCCTTCAATAAGTTAGCTACTTGTGCACATTCGAAACTGAAGACATAAATGTTGGTTGAGAGTTGAGACcaagttaaagaaaatatttatatattatgctaatttaaaaaaatgtttaactATTAGTTGCagcaaataatatgaaattgaATGTTAAGATACTTGAACTAAAAAATGCCTCTCTATTAAATACCTTGTTCTTTTTAGatcttattttctatttttcttcatgtttGTTGGTTAGTAAAGGTTAGTTACCTTATTAGAATTGATAATGTGGGTATAGCCCCCTTTCTTGTACTTGTCTATATCcagatctttttatttttaatagggaaaagggtcaaatatacccctaaactatttgaaaaggtctagatataccctccgtttaaagtttggctcactcatgccctcgccgtccaacttttggcataaatatgcccttatgggcATTAATTGGTCTGCTGGACATATCcaactcatttttcatttctttaaatgccACATGAAATTGTCAAGTCATTTTAACCTTACCACATGGCATTTGTACGAAAATGGAAAGGGATCAATTATGCCCCTAAAAAATTCGGATCGATAAAGACCTAATCCGACCCATAAATCAaccccccttttaaataaactatcAGACtcgttttcaacaattttttttaattttttatttttttcggtaaATCTCGAAAATGAgcaattgattaataaaaaatatgaaaaaaaaaataaaatgaacgcaaaaaattcacaaataaatattgtcaccttaaattcaacaatgttttttttaaaaaaaattcggtaaatcccgaaaatgagtaattgactaaatttattttttttccgcaaatcccgaaaatgagtaatttattaataaaaaatatgaaaaataaaataaaatttacgccaaaaattcacaaataaatatagtaaccttaaattcaacaaaaaaatttaattttatttttttttggtaaatcctgaaaatgagtaattgattaataaaaaatacgaaactatgaaaaaaatataaattaaaaaaattgtagaaattgtttaatttaaggttactatatttatttgtgaatttttggtgttaattttatatttttttcatatttttcatattttttattaatcaattgctcattttcgggatttaccaaaaaaaataaaaattaaaaaaaaattgttgaaattgttgaatttaaggttactatatttatttgtgaatttttggcgaaaattttatatttttttcatatttttcctttttttattaataaattactcgccaaaaaaaataaaattaaaaaaaatattgaaattgttgaatttaaggttactatatttatttgtgaatttttggcgttaattttatatttttttcatacttttttatattttttattaatcaattactcattttcgggatttacccaaaaaaaataaaaaatttaaaaaaatattgaaagtgttgaatttaaggttacaatatttatttgtaaattttatatttttttcatattttttctattttttattaatcaattactcattttttgggatttaccgaaaaaaataaaaattaaacaaaattgttgaaaacgggtctgatagtttatttaaaaggggggtTGATTTATGGGTCGGATTAGGTCTTTATAGGTCTGAATTTTTTAGGGGCATAATTGATCcctttccattttcatataaatgtcatgtggtaaggtcaaaatgacatgacaatttcatgtggcatttaaagaaatgaaaaatgagcTGGATATGTCCAGCAGACCAACTAACacccataagggcatatctagGTCAAACGTTGGACGGCGAGGGcatgagtgagccaaactttaaatgGAGGGTATATCtaaaccttttcgaatagtttaagggtatatttgacccttttccgttattAATAAAAGACCGCTAAACAGAGCGACCCCCTGTCTACTGATAAATTTGCTAAAAAAAACTCTCTATTCATATATTCTTTGCTACGTGGTCATTGACTTGACTTACTATTACCACCACCAGACTAAAATCTAACGTAAACGTCTTCATTGGTATGAAAATAGTCACATATTCTTTCCACACAACTAACGAAAAAAAAAGTTCCCTTGCCATTTAGTGTGGAAATGGAGAAAAATACATGCCCACAAAATTTGACTTCTTCAATTTTGTCACTTATCACAACCAAGAAATTTAAGTTTAGGACCatagtgaagaaaaaaaaatatgaatgtcTTTAAGGGTATTCATAATTACTCCAACTATCACATCTTCTTatgaattcttgaaaaaaaaattagccatGTTTTTCAAGATTGTGTCCTTGATTGTGTCTTCTCTTTTTGTTGTTACAAATTCTGAAGACTTTGGATTCATTTACAATGGGTTCAATAGAGCAAATTTGAGTCTTGATGGCATTGCACAATTGACATCAAATGGCTTATTAGAGTTAACAAATACTTCTAGGCTACAAAAGGGACATGCTTTTTATCCTACACCAATTAATTTCAAGAACTTACAAAATGGTtcaaatttctctttttctacCACTTTTGTCTTTGCTATTGTGCCTTCTGTTTTGCCTGGTCATGGTATGGCTTTTGTAATTGCACCTGTTGGTGGTCTAGTAGATGCACTTCCAAGCCCATTTTTAGGCCTGTTCAATGATAACACTACTGGGAGAGTCAGTAACCATGTTTTCGCGGTCGAGTTTGATACTTTACAGAACAGAGAATTCAATGATATTGATGGTAACCATGTTGGAATTGATATCAATGGATTGAAATCCGTTGAATCGAAGACAGCAGGTTATTATCATGGTGTTAAATTCGATAACATGACTCTTGCTAGTGGTCAGCCAATGCAGGGTTGGGTGGACTATGATGGTGTGGCTAAGCAAATAAATGTAACTCTGGCTCCAATGAATGTAGCAAAACCAAATGCACCACTTTTGTCATTGTTGTATGATCTTTCACCAATCTTGAATGAAACCATGTATATCGGCTTCTCTG
It encodes the following:
- the LOC125871587 gene encoding L-type lectin-domain containing receptor kinase IV.1-like, with amino-acid sequence MLLNFVILVSLFFAPTSCEVDGFIYNGFKSSNLSLDGIANITSNGLLSLTDSKTQDQGHAFYPNPIHFKNSPNGNAFSFSTTFVFAIRSDYGILSGHGLVFVIAPQRRIQGALAYHYLGLFNSTNNGDRSNHVVGVELDTIYSEEFGDINANHVGIDINGLRSVAVETAGYFDNTGLFHNLTLISGQPMQVWVDYDGSTTQINVTVAPLHVEKPVNPLLSLKTDLSPILDQTMYVGFSSSIGSVPTHHYILGWSFKINGKAQELSQLPNLPRLGRKGTSRFVKIGLPLISLVLLVVATSMVIYYVRRKKYEELLEDWEREYRPQRFMYKDLYTATKGFREKELLGAGGFGKVYKGVMPITNLEIAVKKISHESRQGMKEFVSEIVIIGRLQHRNVVPLLGYCRRKGELLLVYEYMSGGSLDKYLYNKPRFTLDWSQRFRVIRGVASGLFFLHEECDHVVVHRDIKASNVLLDGELNGRLGDFGLARLYSHGTDPQSTRVVGTLGYLAPEHTRTGRATPSSDVFSFGAFLLEVACGRRPIEPRQDDDDLILVDWVFSCWNRGNILEAVDPNIGIDFVPGKVELVLKLGLICSHSEPSYRPTMRQILLFLDGVVALPELSSLGISSAGLTFDHHRGFDDFVTSYSSSINAHSRSPSVTDSFLSGGR